In Miscanthus floridulus cultivar M001 chromosome 5, ASM1932011v1, whole genome shotgun sequence, one genomic interval encodes:
- the LOC136451075 gene encoding pentatricopeptide repeat-containing protein At4g19220, mitochondrial-like — MRRHTPGLLVAKLLRVSSLFIPPSVLAARASSFHHAPDNAHRLLDETPHGRAAAIVRALTSAASSSGDTDRIACLHCASLKSGAVLDLPVRTSLLAAYARAGRGAGAGAGAGVALALFCEAVAPNVIMWNAAIGALTMSCRYDDATALFRRMARELGEFDSTTVVVMLSGASRAGNLRRGMELHGMAAKRCLGAHCLSVWNALVDMYAKCGDFDSAEVVFQNMPCRDTNSWNSVISGSIFNGFAKVSAWYFREMSCSIFQPDGVSLSSILSACSRLDDLFSFGESVHSCAVKLGYETASCSVVNSLMTFYSEFRMSEAAEKVFASTLNRNLVSWNAMIRGLVQNERVTEALAVLREMRLENQPDVATLVTIISGCGDQGLLSEGKALHGYIIRIGLLHEESSVGNSLLDLYLKCDEPSNASLLFRTMPRRDLISWNTMISGYSRNDLLREEAQLMFKELLSEGLSCSLTTMLAVIPSCSNLEKLSFGQALHSFSLKCGFTRSGVSAVNALMHMYMSFGDPLAAFSLIERIIPVSDIVSWNTIIVGCLQNGLDKDALEAFQFMYCSLAIKPDSITLVSVLSACGNLNLLALGKSIHCMILKHLLAFNLRVKNSLLTMYFRFGDTRSAELVFYSMGETNLCSWNCMISGFAQNNKGWRALQFYQKMEDFTPNEISVVGIICACTQLGDYRQGKSIHGHVVRSVLHNNVFISASLVDMYCKCGRLDIAVRVFEASAEKSIAGWNSMISAFGFHGHGLKSIELFWKMNDSGLKATKSTFIALLSACIHSGLVDEGWKYYRLMSEKFGIIPAPEHHVCIVDMLGRAGRLEEAHKFVESLPSQQAHGVWGALLNACSSRSELKMGESIAKHLLHLEPGNSGYYVTMSNLYAYRDMWSGAVQVRSLLQDKALVKPHGHSIVG, encoded by the coding sequence ATGCGACGCCACACTCCCGGCCTTCTCGTCGCCAAGCTCCTCCGTGTCTCGTCGCTTTTCATACCCCCGTCCGTCCTCGCCGCCCGCGCGTCTTCGTTCCACCATGCGCCGGACAATGCCCACCGCCTGCTCGACGAAACGCCGCACGGGAGGGCGGCCGCCATCGTACGTGCCCtcacgtccgccgcctcctcctccggtGACACGGACCGCATCGCGTGCCTCCACTGCGCGTCCCTCAAGTCGGGCGCCGTGCTGGACCTGCCCGTTCGCACGTCCCTGCTCGCGGCGTACGCCAGGGCCGGGCGCGGcgcgggagccggagccggagccggcgtCGCCTTGGCGCTCTTCTGCGAGGCCGTCGCGCCCAACGTGATCATGTGGAACGCGGCCATCGGCGCCCTGACGATGAGCTGCCGATACGACGACGCCACGGCTCTGTTCAGGAGGATGGCGCGCGAGCTCGGGGAGTTCGATTCCACGACCGTGGTCGTCATGCTGTCTGGGGCGTCCCGCGCGGGTAACCTTCGGCGTGGGATGGAGCTTCATGGCATGGCGGCCAAGAGGTGCCTCGGCGCTCATTGTCTCAGCGTGTGGAACGCTCTCGTTGACATGTATGCAAAGTGTGGGGATTTTGACTCCGCCGAGGTTGTGTTCCAGAACATGCCGTGCAGGGACACCAACTCATGGAACTCTGTCATAAGTGGAAGCATTTTTAATGGTTTTGCTAAGGTTTCAGCGTGGTACTTCAGGGAAATGAGCTGCTCCATCTTCCAGCCAGATGGGGTGAGCCTCTCTTCTATCCTCTCAGCCTGCTCTCGTCTAGATGATCTCTTCTCCTTTGGGGAGTCTGTGCATAGCTGTGCGGTCAAACTCGGTTATGAGACTGCATCTTGCTCGGTAGTGAATTCTCTCATGACGTTCTACTCTGAGTTTCGAATGTCAGAGGCTGCGGAGAAGGTATTTGCCAGCACTTTGAACAGGAACTTGGTATCATGGAATGCAATGATCAGGGGGCTAGTCCAGAATGAAAGAGTAACTGAAGCCCTTGCTGTTTTGAGGGAAATGAGATTGGAGAACCAGCCAGATGTTGCCACTTTGGTGACCATAATTTCAGGTTGTGGTGATCAAGGCCTACTTTCTGAAGGGAAAGCACTCCATGGATACATAATCAGAATAGGACTTCTACATGAGGAGTCTTCTGTAGGAAATAGCTTACTTGATCTGTATCTGAAATGCGATGAACCATCTAATGCGAGCCTGCTGTTTAGGACAATGCCAAGAAGGGACTTGATATCGTGGAACACAATGATTTCTGGTTACTCAAGAAATGATCTGCTGCGAGAAGAGGCTCAGTTGATGTTCAAAGAATTACTTTCTGAAGGTTTATCGTGCAGCTTGACCACTATGCTAGCTGTCATACCTTCATGCTCTAATCTAGAAAAACTTAGCTTTGGCCAAGCACTTCACTCTTTCAGCCTGAAGTGTGGATTTACACGTAGCGGAGTTTCAGCTGTTAATGCTTTGATGCACATGTATATGAGCTTTGGTGATCCACTGGCCGCCTTTTCGCTGATAGAAAGAATAATACCGGTGTCAGATATCGTTTCATGGAATACAATCATAGTTGGTTGTCTACAAAATGGACTCGACAAAGATGCATTGGAAGCCTTCCAGTTCATGTATTGTTCTTTGGCCATAAAACCTGATAGTATCACATTAGTTAGTGTCTTATCAGCATGTGGAAATCTTAATCTGTTAGCACTTGGGAAATCCATCCACTGCATGATCCTGAAGCACTTGCTTGCTTTCAATTTGAGGGTGAAAAATTCATTATTGACCATGTATTTCCGCTTTGGAGATACTAGAAGTGCTGAGCTAGTCTTCTATAGCATGGGAGAGACAAATTTGTGCTCCTGGAATTGTATGATCTCTGGTTTCGCACAGAATAACAAAGGCTGGAGAGCATTGCAGTTCTATCAGAAGATGGAGGATTTCACACCTAATGAAATATCTGTAGTCGGTATCATCTGTGCTTGCACACAGCTTGGTGATTATAGACAAGGAAAGAGCATACATGGGCATGTGGTCAGGTCTGTTCTGCACAATAATGTTTTTATTTCAGCATCACTTGTTGATATGTATTGCAAGTGTGGGAGACTGGACATTGCTGTCAGAGTATTTGAAGCTTCTGCCGAAAAATCAATTGCGGGGTGGAACTCCATGATATCAGCTTTTGGATTCCATGGCCATGGGTTGAAATCTATAGAACTTTTCTGGAAGATGAATGATTCTGGATTGAAAGCCACGAAAAGCACCTTCATTGCTCTATTGTCAGCTTGCATTCACTCTGGACTTGTTGATGAAGGATGGAAGTATTATCGCCTTATGTCAGAAAAGTTTGGGATCATACCAGCCCCAGAACATCATGTTTGCATTGTAGACATGCTTGGGCGGGCTGGTCGGCTGGAGGAAGCACACAAATTTGTGGAGAGCTTGCCATCTCAACAAGCACATGGAGTTTGGGGTGCACTGTTAAATGCTTGCAGTAGCAGGAGTGAACTCAAGATGGGCGAATCCATTGCCAAGCATCTGCTCCATTTGGAGCCTGGAAATAGCGGTTACTATGTAACTATGTCAAACCTTTATGCATACAGAGACATGTGGAGTGGTGCAGTCCAAGTTAGGAGCCTTTTGCAAGACAAAGCGTTGGTGAAGCCCCATGGTCACAGCATTGTTGGTTAA
- the LOC136455554 gene encoding photosystem II reaction center PSB28 protein, chloroplastic-like: MAAVMKALAVASPVSAWAAQQPRRYVAGAPSHQQQSQLQSSFHGVSVQCPGQPLWACRVTAPRRAQVVMMAARPAIQFIQGTDEQTIPDVRLTKSRDGSNGMAIFTFEQPSVFDSSAELGDITGLYMIDDEGVLQSVDVSAKFVNGKPARIEAKYVMRTPRDWDRFMRFMERYSQANGLQFVKN, encoded by the exons ATGGCCGCAGTGATGAAGGCTCTTGCGGTCGCCTCGCCGGTGTCGGCATGGGCAGCACAGCAGCCCCGTCGGTACGTTGCAG GTGCCCCTAGCCATCAGCAGCAGAGCCAGCTGCAGTCGTCATTCCACGGCGTGTCGGTGCAGTGCCCTGGGCAACCGCTGTGGGCATGCCGCGTGACGGCGCCCCGGCGAGCGCAGGTGGTGATGATGGCGGCTCGGCCGGCGATCCAGTTCATCCAGGGCACGGACGAGCAGACGATCCCTGACGTGCGGCTGACCAAGTCCCGGGACGGCAGCAACGGCATGGCCATCTTCACGTTCGAGCAGCCGTCGGTGTTCGACTCGTCGGCGGAGCTCGGGGACATCACGGGCCTCTACATGATCGACGACGAGGGCGTGCTGCAGTCCGTGGACGTCAGCGCCAAGTTTGTCAACGGCAAGCCGGCGCGTATCGAGGCCAAGTACGTCATGCGCACGCCCCGGGACTGGGACCGCTTCATGCGCTTCATGGAGCGATACTCCCAGGCCAACGGCCTCCAGTTCGTCAAGAACTGA